In the Lepus europaeus isolate LE1 chromosome 10, mLepTim1.pri, whole genome shotgun sequence genome, ccctgcacccgcatgggagaccaggagaagcacctggctcctggctttggatcagcgcgatgcgccggccgcagcgtccattggagggtgaaccaacagcaaaaaggaagacctatctctctgtctctctctctcactatccactctgcctgtaaaaaaaaaaaaattaaaatagtatctttttcataaattttatttatttgaaaggcagagcatcagacagacaggaagagaggaggatcttccgtctgctggttcactcccccaaaaggccgcaacagccagatctgagccaggctaaagccaggagccagaatctctatcctggtctcccacatgggtgacagggaccctggCACTTAAAGAGCTCAGAGTCTAGTTGCAAAGATCGGTTTTGTAAAGAGGTGGTTATATAACAGCATAGTAAGTGTTGTGTTTGAGGGACTGTCACAGAACAAACTCTGCCTTATGGAGTCGAGGAATAGATCAGATGATCTCCATCTGCTACTCTCTGGAGTAGATCAGATGATACTCCTTCCTTGCATTGatccacccagccatccatctacccatcattttttttttttttttgacaggcagagtggacagagagagagagacagagagaaaggtcttcctttttgccgttggttcaccctccaatggctgctgcggccagctcatcgcgctgatccgaagccaggagccaggtgcttctcctggtctcccatgcgggtgcagggcccaagcacttgggccatcctccactgccttcccgggtcatagcagagagctggcctggaagaggggcaaccgggatagaatccggcgccccgaccgggactagaaaccggtgtgctggtgccgcaaggcggaggattagcctgttaagccacggcgccggcccatctacCCATCATTTAACAAACACTTGGTGACCGTCTATTTTGTGTAAGGTCCCATTTGAGGAGCTAGATTTATGACTGGATCTTGAAGAATGATGGAACAGTGGGAGGCTGGCACAAGGTAGAAAGGACCTTTGAAGCAGGGGGGTTGGCCTCTGCAAAGGCCCAGTGGCAGAGGGTATGGAAATGCGTCATGAGGCTGCAGTGATAGAGTGGCTGGTTCACTGAGTCTCTGTGCTGTGGAAAGCTGTTTGgatttttgtcttttggggaaAATGAAAAACCCTtgtggaactttaaaaaaaaaaacagaagtttttattttagagatgttCTGGCAGTAGAATAAATTTTAAGCAGAGAGATGAATGAAGAGGCTCTTGGACTAGTTTGAAAGCAAAAAGGATGGCAAAcatgggtggagagagagagcagatccAAGAAGGAGCTGGGAGTCGGAGTCAGCAGgactgcagggccctggggagtaCGAAGAGGCACAGAGGGTGGCTCCCAAGTTTCTGGCCTGTGTGACAGGATGGGTGCATGGTGGGTCCTCAAGCTTGGGCAGAGAAGTTACAGGCTTGGTTCTGGACAGGGGGCACTTACCAAAGCAAGTGCTGGCCAAAGGCCTGTGGTCTAGGGAAACAGGAATAAGAAAAGGAGCCTTTCTGGACGTCAAGGAAGATCAGCATGGCCGCTGGCCTCCACGGGGCCTTTGGACAAAGTAGAGAAAGGTGCCTCTTCCCAGCGGACTGATTGGAGAGAGGCAACCTGCTTCAAAGAAGACTCCTACGTGTGGCCTGGCAAGCAGCCCCGCTGGACTTCAGTCCCCGTTCACGCCCTTGGCCGGGCAATCTATGTACCATGCACAAATTACACGGCTATACGTGGAAGCTTTGGGACTAGGCTCAGCCCCTCGAGGCTCAGCCCATTGTTACCCCATAGAAAAGGGATGTAGAGAGGAGGCCGGAGGCTTGGTCAGGAAAGGCATCTGGCTTGGTGGTCAGGCCAATTTCCAGTGGGCTTCGGCTCTGCTCGTCAGTGAAGGGGATTGTGGACTCCGCCTAGCAGCAGGCATCGGGAGGACTAAGGGAAATCAGGTGTGTGGCGTGGAGGTCTCCAGAGCAGCTCTGAACACTCAGTTTCCAGCAGCAGACGTGGCACAGAGGGGGTAGAACGCAGTAACCTGAAGAAGGTGCACTGGCTGTGGGCAGTGACCAGCGAGACTGTCAAGACAGCACAGGCCCGGGGAGGAATGTGGCCGTgttgggaggtgtgtgtgtggggtgggggggtaaGAGACACAGCGGAGAGGGTGCTGGTCAGCGGCGTCTGCTCTGGAATGGGGGTGTTAGAGCTTGGCCATGTCCGGGTATGGCTAAAGGGAGGTGAACTCAGAATTGAAGTTCCGGGAGCTGCAGAGGTGCCTGAGATGATGAGGTACGGGGCAAGTGGTCAGCCTTGTAGCTTACGTTTCGGTTTGGGAAGaggaaggcagaaggaagaatgTCATCCAGGGAGGGCGGCGTCATCACAGTGACGATTCCGGAAAAGTAAGCAGCATTCCACACTGGGATGGGGAATCCGAGTGGCAAGAAGACTATGCTTCCTCTAAAGACCGAGTGGAGAGCTGGAGGGAACCAACTCAGCGATGTGTGGACGAGGGATAGCAAAGAGGCGTGCCAGGTGCCCTAGCTtgctgggctggcccagggctctgAGGGCTTGATGGCCCATAGATTAGCTGATGGtcagagccctggctctggcctaacTGGGCCAGATAGTTAGTTGAGTATCCAAGCCTTGCTCCAGTGACTGGGGGGTATAGTTGGCTGCAAGACAAATAACTTCTAACCACCTAGGCGCCAACTAAGGGAAAAGACATCTTGCTTGGACACAGAGGACGTCAGGGCTTTGCAGGATGGTGGCCAAGAGAGCCAGGGAAGGTGGAGCTGGAACCCAGGACAGACAGACTTGGCAAAGACCCAGGAAGGATGGAAACTCGAGGCCAGCACTATGAGTTTGGGGGCAGAAGACGGGAGTCTCTCATTTTTGCGTGTCCACTCTCCTCTACTTCTTCTTTGACTGTACttcacctcctcttcctctgtgttcCTTCCTTGTGAGCGTAGGTGGCACTGAGATAAGTTCCCCAGCTAGGACTCCTCCTGCATTACATGTCCAGCTCAGGCTCCCTCCACGGCAGAGACCTTGCGGCCTTCGTTGGTTGCTGTATAACCCAAAGAACCTCTGCTGACTGTGGccttgggggcggggcggggggcagcctCACCTGAGACAGCGGCTCGCCATCGTGGCTGGTGGGACCCGAGGGTATATGTGAGTTCAGATACGGTGTATCGGAGATGTTAAGGCAGACTTCAGTCAGGGAAAACCGAGGCAAGCGGCTCGTTAGGAGCCGGCCCATCTGTCTGTTCCCTACAGCATCAGGCGAGAAGGAAGGCTGGTCCTGGGAGTCCTACCTGGAGGAGCAGAAGGCCGTCACTGCCCCCGCCAGCCTCTTCCAAGACGTGAGTTGGGCAGTTTCCACCTGGGCAGCCTTATCTTCCCAGTCCAGGGACTCACACCAGACTCGCGCCTTCTGGTGTTTTCTGTCCATCAGTCCTCAGTGAACTGGCAGAATGGAAGGAGAACTAAGTAAGAGCCATAGGTAGAAAAGGTCCCCCAAAGGGGCTTCCAGGGAGGGGAGACCTGGGGGGTGGGACCCGGGCTCAGCCATCACTGGGCCTGCCGGCTTCTGAATGCTGGTGCCTCCCACTCAGCCCAGCGCTTACCTTTCCTTGACTTGGGCAAGAAGGAGCCTTTAGTCCAGCCCCGATTCAGCCCCCGTTTTTCTAAGGACCTGGGGAGCTTCTCTACCCCCTCCATCCCTGCAGTGAAGATCCCCAAATGCACTGCCCTTTTGGAAGTCCAGGCAGGTGGGGCCTAAAGGCAGCTCCTTCACCCCAAGCCCGCTAGGCAAGGATAAGGCTGCATGGAAGCTGGGTGCTGTCCATTGTGTGCATTGGCAGTCCCAGGCGGTCCCTCCTAACAAGAATGGCTTCAAACTGGGCATGAAGCTGGAAGGCATTGACCCCCAGCACCCGTCCATGTACTTCATCCTCACCGTGGCTGAGgtgagctggggcctgggctctcCCTTCTGATGACGTCTGTCCGTGTGGAGTGATGGAGCCCCCTGGGGGATGGAGGCAGACACGGCCCCAGCTTGTCTTGGAAAGCACAGTCTAGCAGGGGATTTGGTAGGAACGCACAGAAAGTTtctttaaataacaacaacaaacagaaGTGTCATGGGACGGTGATGCCACCAAATGCTGGGGGCTTAGGGAGCCGAGGGCTGGAGAGGTTGGCGTGAGTCAGCAAGGTCCTTGTCCTCTGGAAGCCCACAGTTGTGTAGGGAGTCAGCCAGGTGGAGGTGTCAGTGGCATGccccaggggtgcagggaggggcagggaaagaGCACTGAGTTCAGCTAGGGGGGCAGGGGAGCATAGAGGAAGGGCCTCCTTCGCTGGGTCCTGCAAGGTGGGTTGCAGGTGAGGAGGGGGTTGCAGGCAGAAGCAGCAAGTGAGCTGGGGCTGCGGGCTCAAGGAATCACTGTTAGCCCAGAAGGCCAAAGCAGGGCACGTGGAGAACAGCCCTCAGCCCTGTGGGTGTTCTAGGGTCTACTTGTCTTGCACCCAGGCCTTGGGGCTGGGATGTCCATCAGTGTCCTCACTGTGGGGAGGGACAGTGCGGGGCAGAGGTCAGGATAGGGGAAACCTGGGAGTgacagaaggggagggagagggagtgggccaTCCGCGGGCACTGTAGCCACCATGATTCCCCCcgcggggcaggtgtgtggctacCGCCTGCGTCTGCACTTTGATGGGTATTCCGAGTGCCACGACTTCTGGGTCAATGCCAACTCCCCTGACATTCACCCTGCTGGCTGGTTTGAGAAGACCGGGCACAAGCTGCAGCCTCCCAAAGGTAAGCCTGGCTGGGTCGGTCCTGGTGAGCCAGGGGGTCCTCCCACCCcgcccttctccccctccttccaAAGCCAGCCTCTCTTCATCGCACCCCACGACTCTGCCCCAGGGCCAAGTTCACCAGAAGCCCCGGggcttctgcttccccaggtcctGTCCTGCTTCCGCAAGGGGTCCCCGGGCAGGTTCTTGAGGGTCGTGGGGTCTGCAGGCCTCCCCAGTTCTGCTGCTTCCATGTGGCATGCCTTCGCCGCGGCCCAGCCTCTGCACAGCGCTCTGTTCGTCCCCCCCGAGGGGCCTAGGTTACAAGGAGGAGGAGTTCAGCTGGAGCCAGTACCTGCGCAGCACCAGAGCTCAGGCTGCCCCCAAGCACCTGTTTGTGAGCCAGAGCCACGTGAGTGCCCCTAAGCAAGAGCGGACATCCCCTGCAGCCAGAGCCCCGCAGCTGGCCCGGGGAGCCATCTGGACAGAAGAGGGCTCAGCCTCTGGTGCTCTCAGCCTGTCCTGGTCTCTGCTGCCACAGGGGAGGGCCAGAGCAGAGACGCTCACTGTGTCCCCCAGACCCCcaattcctttcctccttcctgttTTAGTACGTATCTTGTGCTGtcatgaaatacctgaggctgggtagtCCCAGCTGGGCGGCTCCACCTGCTGGGCCCCTAGAGAGGGTCTCATGGCAGATGCGGTGTCAGGAGGGTGGAAGCACCATCACGCAGGGAGGGGAAACCACAGGAATTCCGGGCCAGGCTCACTCCTTTAGAGCAACTTGCTCTCAAGGGACCTAACGGGGTCCTGCGAGAACTACGTGACCCTCTCCCAAGGGTGAGGCCCCCAGGGACCTCAGTAGCTCCCACTAAGCCCCATCTCCCTCTGTGTCCGCCGCCTCCCAGCATCACCACACTGGGggccaagcttccagcacatgcaCCTTTGTGGGACACCttttcccaacacacacacacaccccgaccCCCACCCTCGGGACCCCTGGCCTGCCTCCGTTAGCCTGGGCGCAGACTCCCTGCTGCTCAGATGTCTTGCTTCGATTTGCTCTGCAGTGCCTTGGTGTCAGGTCAGTGCCTCTACCCCAGCCCTTTCCTTCCTGTTGCGCCACATGGAAGCTCTCCTGTTCATTCCCGGCAGCTCGCCTCCCGGCCTCTCCTCTGTCCAGAGCATCTGTCAGCCAGCTTTATGCAGCGGTCAACACGTAATCCCAGTGACAGGTCTGGGGATACAGGGAGCCTCCATGCAAAGCCTCACCACATCACAGGTCCAGGCGCCTTGGGCCATGGACTCCACCGTAGGGACTGTAACTCCCCGACCCGCCTCCAGCCCCAGAGACTGTCCTTGCAGGTTCCCAGGTGACTGGGCGTCCCACCTGCTGTTGTGACAGGGCATGCAGACATCGCAGTCACACTGTGTACATGCTGTAGCCCTGCTGGTGGCTGGCACTCTGTCCTGGAAGAATAATGCAGATCACAGATTGTTGTAAAGAGGAAGGGAGGTGATGGCTTTTGAAGCTCGTACCTGGGACCTGGCAGATGCCCACTTAACACTGGTCCCCCCTCTGCTCCCTACCCCACACGTCAGCACCACCTTCCCTTCCACCTACCGCCCCACCACCCCAGGCCATGCCAGACCAGGCTGCGCCAGGTCGGGGAGACCTGAACTCAGCCTGCCAGGCTCTGGGTGAACGCACAGCCTCGCACCAATCACTTTCCTTCTGCTACAATTCCAGCCACCCCTGAGAACACCTTGGAAGCCACACATTCCTGAGTGGCTCAGAGCTTAGGTTACGATTCTGCCCTAGAGGGACCCTCCGACCCAGcctgtttctccctccttcccctgcccgtCTCCTGGGAAGGCCTCCTAGAGCACCTACTTCTTCATTTGTGGTGGGCCCTGGACTAGCACtgaccagcctggccctggccgtgcAGCCCCTGTTCTTGCCCCTAGAGTCCCCCACCCCTGGGCTTCCAGGTGGGCATGAAGCTGGAGGCTGTGGACCGCATGAACCCGTCTCTTGTCTGCGTGGCCAGCGTGACCGACGTGGTGGACAGTCGCTTCCTGGTGCACTTTGACAACTGGGACGATACTTACGACTACTGGTAGTGGGAGGGCCCAGACTTGCCTGGGGGCTGAGGGGATGGCAGGGGGTGATTCCGTGCACCTCTCAGGGACCAGCTGGCCCCGCTCAGGGCAGGCCTGGCATTCAGATCTGGAGCAGGGTAGGAGAGACTTGACTGTGGATCTGGGCTGCAGCATCAGAAACACAGCTCAGTGTTCAATGTTTCATCTCAGAATGTCCTGGCTAAGATGAGCAAACCCCTGTGTTTCGTCTTCCCTTGGATGGAACAGTGGCACTGAGTTTTTAGTTAATGTGGCTGTGTTCTGACTTTGTCAACAGCTGTCTGTCTCCCTCACAGTAACAGGTGGCATGAGGGTGGGCCCTAGGGCCCTGCTGTCAGAAGAGGGCAGGCGCAGGGCCTTGGAGCTTCTCTTGCGACAGTGACGGATTCTTGGCTTGCAGGTGTGATCCCAGCAGCCCCTACATCCACCCAGTGGGCTGGTGCCAGAAGCAAGGAAAACCCCTCACCCCTCCACAAGGTGACCCTGGAGCCTGAGCAAGTGCCcggccccacctccccacccccagccccttcccagcgCCTCGTTAGTTGGCTGTTTATATTCTGGAGCCTCAGCCTCTTGGTCTGGGAGTTGAGAGCCCTTGGATTTCAGGGGGATTCTGCCACACCCTGACTCTGTTGATGTTTAGGCGAGCAAGTCAGAGGAGCACCTCAAGGGAGCAGGGAGCCCAAAGCAAGGAAAGTGTGTCCTTCCTCCCAGGAGCATCCCACTGGCTCTGGcaccatgcaggtgcaagggaggctggagctggaggaCCAGGACCACAGCTGACGGCAGCCAGGGTCCCCAGATGCCCTGGGAGTGTGGGGTGGGGCTGTGCTTGGCTCGAACTAGGACCCGTCTGCCCTGGGAGCTGGTACAAGCAgctgcagctgtgtgtgtgtgttgggggtgggggtggagattcTGCTCCAAGGACCccttcctgctcctgcctggggaCAGAGCTCTCCCCCCGTGCACCTGGGAGGCTACACCTTGCCCGCACCCTCTCCTCCAGATTACCCAGACCCTGACAGCTTCTGCTGGGAGAAATACCTGGAGGAAACTGGGACCTCCGCCGTGCCTGCCTGGGCCTTCAAGGTGGTGAGTGTGtgctcctgggccccagggctgagCTCAGCCAGGCAGGGTGGGGCCTTGGCCTCCCCTTTTGGGGAGGTCACAGTTTCCCCAGGCACGGCACCCATGCTCCCTgctcagctgggctgggcctgagggCAGCTGTCCCCCTCCTGCAGCGACCGCCTCACAGCTTCTTGGTCAACATGAAGCTGGAGGCCGTGGACCGCAGGAACCCAGCCCTGATTCGTGTGGCCAGCGTGGAGGATGTGGAGGACCATCGGATAAAGGTGGCCCCGGGACCCTGGCACTGGGGGAGTggacaggccaggtgggcagggaTTCTGTAGACTGGTTAGAGGTCAAGGGCATGGTGTGACACAGACAAGGTCGAAGATCTTGGACCTCATTCTCATCTTATCTGTGCCTGACTTTGCGGGCTTGGACAAGTCATTTCCCCTCTCTGAGCCTTTaccttctcatctgtaaagtgggccaAATCATCCTTGTCCCATCATGGATTGACACAGGAGATGCTGATAGTTTAATGGCAGTGTGGTGATTGTTACGGCATTGTGGCATTGGCCCCTTGGATCTTCCACTGATCCAGAATCTTGCTTCTGATGGGCCCCAGGGGTGGATGGGGAGAGGCTGCTagagctgggggaggtgggggagggacggaggaagggagggaaggttagtgggggagggggaccaTCCCAGCTGAACTGGGATCCACGAGGAACACCTGACCTCCAAGGACCTTCCCTCCACAGCTGCACTTTGATGGCTGGAGTCACGGCTATGACTTCTGGATTGATGCCGACCACCCAGATATCCACCCTGCGGGCTGGTGCTCCAAGACAGGACATCCCCTGCAGCCTCCTCTCCGTGTGTAACCCGAGGGCACTCTGCccctgtccctgccacctgcagcccctcTGTCCTGCAGCTTGCCCAGGGGGCTCTGACCCCCACGCCCAGCTCTGACACAGGGCTGTGGTGCCCACAGCGAGCTCTGGGTTGCCTCAGGGCGGTGCCACACAAAGCAGTGCTGCTGCCTCCCCCGGTTGCTAGGTTGGAGCTATGGAGGTGTGGAGGGGCCAGCTCACCAGGGAGCTTGTGCCAAGGAGGTAGTTCTGCACCCAGAGACACAGCCGAGCCGCACGTGAGCATGCACGTGTCTGCTAAGGCAATGCTGGCCCTCCACACAGGCAGGGGTTGAGTGCAGCTCCTTCCACTCAGCCTGCTCTCACCCAGAAGGCTCTGCTTCCGTACTTCCCTGCTGCCACCATGTTGCTAGCTGATCCTTCTCGGTGTTTGCCGCCGAGCACTGGCAGAGCATACAAAAGGTTACCCAGGTCTCGGGGCCGAAGAGCGGGACAGGAACGGAGCGTAACGTGAACCTGCCTGCTGTGCCCGGACCAGCGCTAAGTTGATCTTTCCCCTAAGGGAGAGGATCTGAGGCTGAGGGCCCGGCTTGCAGGGTCCAGCGAAGTATGTGAGAGCCGAGGCGTCCTGCCCTGCCTTGGGGCACCTGTGCGGTAGCAGGCGCTCGGGGAGCTCGTTCTGGTGCTGCCCCCACCTTGCCTTCAGTCCCCTCCCCACTGACCAGGACCCTCTGCTGACTTTTTCCTTCCATCtcctccagggcccagggagcccagcactgcctccccTGGGGGCTGCACCCCTGTGAGCTATAGAAGCTTGCCGCCCACCAGGACCTCCAAATACAGCTTCCACCACCGGTGAGTGAAGGCCTCCTGCTGGCACGCGCCCGGGCGTTGCTCGGGGAGGGTCTCTGGCACATCTATGTGCGGTGCACCGGGGTTCACCTGCATGTTCTCCAACACAGCCAGGGGTGGGAGGGCCCAGTGGGACCAAGTGCATCCTACCCACCCCAGGCCTTCTTCTGCCCCAGAAAGTGCCCCACTCCTGGCTGCGACGGCTCGGGCCACGTCACAGGCAAGTTCACAGCTCACCACTGCCTCTCGGGCTGCCCGCTGGCGGAGAGGAACCAGGGCCGGCTGAAAGCGGAGCTGTCTGACTCAGAGGCCTCAGCCCGCAAGAGGAGCCTCTCCGGCTTGTCCCCAAGGAAGAAGCCTCGCCACCACGGCCGGTGAGgagcccagggaggcagagccagggctctccGGCTGTGGGGCTCGTGCCCTGCCGGGCCAGGCATCGATCACCTGCCGcagactttctccctctctccgcaGGATCGGACGCCCTCCAAAGTATCAGAAGATTCCACAGGAGGATTTCCAGAGTAAGTCCCTACTCCCCTTCCAAGGGTCCAGGGCAAGTGCCACAGCTGGTGGGATGGCACACCTGGGATGCCCCGAGCACCAGAAGCGGGCAGGGAGCTGCCTGCTCGTTAGAGATGCTCTGGGGGCATAGAGCAGTGGCAGGAGCAGTGCCTCGAATGACCTTGAGCTCCCACCTTGTGGTCCCGCCGTGCCAGGGCCTTGCTGTGAGTCTCTGGGAAAGACACAGACCTTTTCTGGACCACTGGCTCTGCCCTGCGAGGCAGGATAACACCCCCGGCCCTGCTCTTGGCTGACTCCAGGCTTCCTGGGAAGGAGGCCATCGCTGTCActttctagctgtgtgaccttgaacaagccGCTTACCATCTCTGAGCCACAGTTTCCAGGGTAAAACCTGCCTCTCAAGTGCCACTACCTGAAATGATGGTGGTTACTGCTCCAGCTGCTCTCAGGTGGACGCGGTGCATGGCTGCTAACTCTCACAAGCGCCCTTTGATGTATGTGACAGGGAGGTGTGTGAGGCTCCAAGGGTAAAGTCGCTGGCTCAAGATCATCCACTGTGTAAGACACCGAGCTGGGATTGAAACTTGAGTCTGACTTCTGCCACCTGCTGCCGATACACCAGGCGAAAAGCACCCAACTCAAACctcagttcactcctcaatgcttTGTATTAGTTTACACAGGTTGCTGTCACAAAACGCTATAACCTGGGTGGCTTAAGCGACAGAAATTTATTCCTCACactcctggaggctgggagtgcagggccaaggtgtcagcagggcggTTTCTTTCAAGGAccctctccttggcttgcaggtgGCCACCTCCCAGCCGTGGCCCCACCTGGTCTTTTCCCTGTAGGTGAGCATccccaccctacccaccctctTGCAAGGAGCAGCAGTCAGATCGGATTACAGCCCACCCTAATGGCCTTCATTTCACTCAGAGGCCCTTTCTCCAAACTCACCGGCATTGTGAGGCGCAGAGTTAGTAGGAATTTTGCCAGGGACACAACGTGTTCTGAGGGGAGGGACAGAGCGAGCCTGTAGTGGGTGGTGAGTTCATCTCGTGTCTTCGGCTGCTGGTGCAGGGCCTGCCACCCGGCAGGGACACTGGGCGTCTTGTCTCGGTGGCATGGAAGGACATAATTTTAAGGCTAGAAGAGACCTTGGACACTCACCTGGTTCATTGCAGTTTCTGGGTCGGGCCCAGGCCACTCTGGTTCTTCAGGAACTCTTCTCTGATCCAGGCAGAGTGAGTGTGCGCATAACACAGTGACGGGAAAACACAGCCCTGAAGTCGGATGGCCTTTTACGGGCTGGGAGACCTTGGGCAGGAGCACCACCCGTCCGAGGGCTGGCAGTGTCGGCACCCGGCTCCTAGTGCTGCGGCTCTCTGTCCGGCGCCCTCTTGCTGCCGTTCCACCCTCTTCTCTTGGTGGAGACAGAATTCTTGCAGCCTCGGGCCTGAACGAGGATGAGAGCCAGGGCTTCTGAGGCTCtcgtggtggggggtgggggggcggtccCATTGGTCAGCTTCCATTGCAGGGCCAGCACATGACCACCAGAGGGCACCTGTCTACCGTGTGGACTTCTGAGCAGTTAAGTCCTGGAGACTGAGACTggcccagagagaggaaggaaggaggaggccaAGGCCTCCAGGTACTTCAAGGACAGAGCAGAGGACAGAGTCCGTGTGTccacctgctggcctctggcaGAAGGCACACTGGCCACTCTGGGTTTTGTCCCCAGGGAGACATCTGTGGATAGGTCTCAGGGTGGGCTCGGACTTTGCTGGTGAGCTGCTCCACCCGGAGTCTTCCTGGCCAGCACAGGACTTGGCTCTGCCTGCCCTGTAGTCTTGGGAGTGTCCACTGTTTGAAGAAACCAGGGCGGCCGTTTCTGACCTGGTGCCAAGTAGGTTGCAGTTAGATAAGATGGCGGAACTGCCCACGAGAGCTCCCGGCCTGTGCtctggaggagaaagaaatggagggaGGTGCCCTGCAAACACCATActgtcccccagagcccacccAGGTTGCAGGCAGGACCCTGGGCAGGGCGTGGTCAGGAGGCCCAGCCTGTGGCAGGTAGATGAGGTTGCTGTGCTGGGGGCTCTCACGGGAGATCCTGGTGCGTCCCAGGTGCTGTGGGGCCTGGCTGGCAGTGCAGAGGGAGCAGCCTTGGGTGATACCTCAGTGGGGCAGTTGGGGCCCAGGTGGGCactctggcttgggcctgggggCAGACGGAGCCCagggaggcagagtcacagagcaaAGTGGTCAGGCGGGCTCCTGATGAAGCCACCAGAGGCTCAGGGGGCGAGTGTGAGAGACAGTGCGGGGCCTTGTAGCACCCAGGGTCGCTTAATAAGGGCAGTGCTCCTGGAGGTGGAGGGCTTGCAGGCCCCACGGAGAGTGGCCACGCCTCCCAAGGCTGCTAGGGGTGGGTGGGGCCAGGTCTGGCCCAGCAGCAGGCCAAGCAGCAGCGGTCAGCAGCTCCTCAGAGCCACTGTGCGGCTGAGGGCAGGAGCTGAGC is a window encoding:
- the L3MBTL1 gene encoding lethal(3)malignant brain tumor-like protein 1 isoform X3 — protein: MEGSAEMEMLRTLKGPSAGEVSVHLVTRDSPGSGPHLPTTAFIIPASSATLGLPSSALDVSCFSQEPVHVGAPERVSGSEPVTAAVLPQLTAGPAGSSSATTVRLLEWTEAAAPPPGSSLRFRISEYAPLNMVGVEQPPSPEPRREGVAEYEDGGLPAGGGDSGTPQPETLPQEPPEDPAQDPPEDGSACPCRACGPQHSAGPDPGSSNHGCAPLFQERSVIVEHSSSCAGAELLKPVKKRKRREYQSPSEEESEPEAVKGEGGKEPEERPAASPPESEERSSSQPAAAASSGEKEGWSWESYLEEQKAVTAPASLFQDSQAVPPNKNGFKLGMKLEGIDPQHPSMYFILTVAEVCGYRLRLHFDGYSECHDFWVNANSPDIHPAGWFEKTGHKLQPPKGYKEEEFSWSQYLRSTRAQAAPKHLFVSQSHSPPPLGFQVGMKLEAVDRMNPSLVCVASVTDVVDSRFLVHFDNWDDTYDYWCDPSSPYIHPVGWCQKQGKPLTPPQDYPDPDSFCWEKYLEETGTSAVPAWAFKVRPPHSFLVNMKLEAVDRRNPALIRVASVEDVEDHRIKLHFDGWSHGYDFWIDADHPDIHPAGWCSKTGHPLQPPLRPREPSTASPGGCTPVSYRSLPPTRTSKYSFHHRKCPTPGCDGSGHVTGKFTAHHCLSGCPLAERNQGRLKAELSDSEASARKRSLSGLSPRKKPRHHGRIGRPPKYQKIPQEDFQTLTPDVVHQSLFTSALAAHPDRSLSVCWEQHCKLLPGVAGISASTVAKWTIEEVFGFVQTLTGCEDQARLFKDEMIDGEAFLLLTQADIVKIMSVKLGPALKIYNAILMFKNADDSLK
- the L3MBTL1 gene encoding lethal(3)malignant brain tumor-like protein 1 isoform X2, which produces MEGSAEMEMLRTLKGPSAGEVSVHLVTRDSPGSGPHLPTTAFIIPASSATLGLPSSALDVSCFSQEPVHVGAPERVSGSEPVTAAVLPQLTAGPAGSSSATTVRLLEWTEAAAPPPGSSLRFRISEYAPLNMVGVEQPPSPEPRREGVAEYEDGGLPAGGGDSGTPQPETLPQEPPEDPAQDPPEDGSACPCRACGPQHSAGPDPGSSNHGCAPLFQERSVIVEHSSSCAGAELLKPVKKRKRREYQSPSEEESEPEAEKGEGGKEPEERPAASPPESEERSSSQPAAAASSGEKEGWSWESYLEEQKAVTAPASLFQDSQAVPPNKNGFKLGMKLEGIDPQHPSMYFILTVAEVCGYRLRLHFDGYSECHDFWVNANSPDIHPAGWFEKTGHKLQPPKGYKEEEFSWSQYLRSTRAQAAPKHLFVSQSHSPPPLGFQVGMKLEAVDRMNPSLVCVASVTDVVDSRFLVHFDNWDDTYDYWCDPSSPYIHPVGWCQKQGKPLTPPQDYPDPDSFCWEKYLEETGTSAVPAWAFKVRPPHSFLVNMKLEAVDRRNPALIRVASVEDVEDHRIKLHFDGWSHGYDFWIDADHPDIHPAGWCSKTGHPLQPPLRPREPSTASPGGCTPVSYRSLPPTRTSKYSFHHRKCPTPGCDGSGHVTGKFTAHHCLSGCPLAERNQGRLKAELSDSEASARKRSLSGLSPRKKPRHHGRIGRPPKYQKIPQEDFQTLTPDVVHQSLFTSALAAHPDRSLSVCWEQHCKLLPGVAGISASTVAKWTIEEVFGFVQTLTGCEDQARLFKDEMIDGEAFLLLTQADIVKIMSVKLGPALKIYNAILMFKNADDSLK
- the L3MBTL1 gene encoding lethal(3)malignant brain tumor-like protein 1 isoform X9, coding for MEGSAEMEMLRTLKGPSAGEVSVHLVTRDSPGSGPHLPTTAFIIPASSATLGLPSSALDVSCFSQEPVHVGAPERVSGSEPVTAAVLPQLTAGPAGSSSATTVRLLEWTEAAAPPPGSSLRFRISEYAPLNMVGVEQPPSPEPRREGVAEYEDGGLPAGGGDSGTPQPETLPQEPPEDPAQDPPEDGSACPCRACGPQHSAGPDPGSSNHGCAPLFQERSVIVEHSSSCAGAELLKPVKKRKRREYQSPSEEESEPEAVEKGEGGKEPEERPAASPPESEERSSSQPAAAASSGEKEGWSWESYLEEQKAVTAPASLFQDSQAVPPNKNGFKLGMKLEGIDPQHPSMYFILTVAEVCGYRLRLHFDGYSECHDFWVNANSPDIHPAGWFEKTGHKLQPPKGYKEEEFSWSQYLRSTRAQAAPKHLFVSQSHSPPPLGFQVGMKLEAVDRMNPSLVCVASVTDVVDSRFLVHFDNWDDTYDYWCDPSSPYIHPVGWCQKQGKPLTPPQDYPDPDSFCWEKYLEETGTSAVPAWAFKVRPPHSFLVNMKLEAVDRRNPALIRVASVEDVEDHRIKLHFDGWSHGYDFWIDADHPDIHPAGWCSKTGHPLQPPLRPREPSTASPGGCTPVSYRSLPPTRTSKYSFHHRPSSAPESAPLLAATARATSQASSQLTTASRAARWRRGTRAG